The proteins below come from a single Halostagnicola larsenii XH-48 genomic window:
- a CDS encoding bifunctional nuclease family protein: MNASIDAVRVAGTQQGPVPVLILAVEGEEDIVPIFIGFNEATSIARGLEAEDIGRPLTHDLLLDVMEELGGRVDRVVVNEIEERADGQGGTYIADIHVDTPRGETVIDARPSDSLALAARTNVPIEVTEAVFEDGRDDSEKFAELEDIRDVPGEL, translated from the coding sequence ATGAACGCGTCCATCGACGCCGTCCGCGTCGCGGGAACCCAGCAGGGACCGGTGCCGGTCTTGATCCTCGCCGTCGAAGGCGAAGAGGACATCGTCCCGATCTTTATCGGCTTCAACGAGGCGACGAGCATCGCTCGCGGGCTCGAGGCCGAGGACATCGGCCGGCCGTTGACCCACGACCTCCTGCTCGACGTGATGGAGGAACTCGGCGGGCGAGTCGACCGGGTCGTCGTCAACGAAATCGAAGAGCGCGCGGACGGACAGGGCGGGACCTATATCGCGGACATTCACGTCGACACGCCCCGCGGCGAGACCGTGATCGACGCCCGGCCGAGCGATTCGCTCGCGCTCGCTGCCCGAACCAACGTGCCGATCGAGGTCACGGAAGCCGTCTTCGAGGACGGCCGAGACGACAGCGAGAAGTTCGCCGAACTCGAAGACATCCGTGACGTTCCCGGTGAATTATAA
- the pdxT gene encoding pyridoxal 5'-phosphate synthase glutaminase subunit PdxT, translating to MSLVAGVVAVQGDVSEHADAIRRASTARGESVEVLEVRESGIVPDCDLLAMPGGESTTISRLVHSEGIAAEIRDHVDDEKPLFATCAGLIVASSDAGDERVETLDLIDVTVERNAFGRQKDSFEAPLEVTGLPDDEPFPAVFIRAPVIDDVGDARVLASWDGNPVAVRDGPVVGTSFHPELTTDDRIHELAFFENDGASVTALE from the coding sequence ATGTCACTGGTTGCAGGCGTCGTCGCCGTTCAGGGCGACGTTTCCGAACACGCAGACGCCATCAGACGAGCGAGTACGGCCCGCGGCGAATCCGTCGAGGTTCTAGAGGTCCGCGAGTCGGGTATCGTCCCCGACTGCGACCTGCTCGCGATGCCCGGCGGCGAGTCGACGACCATCTCGAGGCTCGTCCACTCTGAGGGAATCGCGGCAGAGATTCGCGACCACGTCGACGACGAGAAACCGCTGTTTGCGACCTGTGCCGGACTCATCGTCGCCTCGAGCGACGCCGGCGACGAGCGCGTCGAGACGCTCGATCTGATCGACGTGACCGTCGAGCGAAACGCCTTCGGACGACAGAAAGACAGCTTCGAAGCGCCCCTCGAGGTAACGGGACTCCCAGACGACGAGCCGTTTCCCGCCGTGTTTATCCGCGCGCCAGTTATCGACGACGTGGGCGACGCCCGCGTGCTCGCCTCGTGGGACGGGAACCCGGTTGCGGTGCGGGACGGCCCCGTCGTCGGCACCTCCTTTCACCCCGAGTTGACGACCGACGACCGAATTCACGAGTTGGCGTTTTTCGAGAACGACGGCGCGTCGGTGACGGCGCTCGAGTAG
- a CDS encoding four-helix bundle copper-binding protein: MALEQLEHADDQMQECIDNCLEAAQVCEWCADACADEGEGMARCIRLCRDVADLATLHARFMARDSGYHGELASICADACEECAEECEQHDHEHCQACAEVLPKCAESCREMASA, encoded by the coding sequence ATGGCACTCGAACAACTCGAGCACGCGGACGACCAGATGCAAGAGTGTATTGACAACTGCCTCGAAGCCGCGCAGGTCTGTGAATGGTGTGCGGACGCCTGCGCGGACGAGGGCGAAGGGATGGCCCGCTGTATCCGGCTCTGTCGGGACGTTGCCGACCTGGCGACGTTGCACGCGCGGTTCATGGCTCGAGACTCGGGCTACCACGGCGAGTTGGCATCGATCTGTGCGGACGCCTGCGAGGAGTGTGCCGAGGAGTGCGAACAGCACGACCACGAGCACTGTCAGGCCTGTGCGGAAGTTCTACCGAAGTGCGCCGAGAGCTGTCGGGAGATGGCCTCTGCCTGA
- the npdG gene encoding NADPH-dependent F420 reductase, with the protein MRIALLGGTGDIGEGLALRFAHDTDHEILIGSRDPEKARNAVEGYEAILEERDVEASIKGFTNEMAADRADVAVLSVPPYYAGDTVDAVAEKLDEDTILVTPAVGMKGDEDGMHYHPPSAGSVTELVASRAPDEVPVVGAFHNLAAGKLSNLDREIDLDTLVVGEGAAKETVTSLASEIDGLRVLDAGPLANAAEVESITPLVINIARHNEELHDVGVKFQ; encoded by the coding sequence ATGCGAATCGCACTACTCGGCGGAACCGGCGATATCGGCGAAGGGCTCGCGTTACGTTTTGCACACGACACCGACCACGAGATTCTGATCGGCTCTCGAGACCCCGAAAAGGCCCGAAACGCAGTCGAGGGGTACGAGGCAATTCTCGAGGAGCGCGACGTCGAGGCGTCGATCAAGGGCTTTACGAACGAGATGGCGGCCGATCGGGCGGACGTCGCCGTTCTCTCGGTACCTCCCTATTACGCCGGCGACACCGTCGACGCCGTCGCGGAGAAACTCGACGAGGACACGATCCTCGTCACCCCCGCTGTCGGCATGAAAGGCGACGAGGACGGGATGCACTATCACCCGCCGTCGGCCGGCAGCGTCACCGAACTCGTGGCCAGTCGCGCACCCGACGAAGTGCCGGTCGTCGGCGCATTTCACAACCTCGCGGCGGGTAAACTCTCGAATCTGGATCGTGAGATCGACCTCGATACGCTCGTCGTCGGCGAGGGGGCCGCCAAGGAGACGGTCACGTCGTTGGCGAGCGAAATAGACGGGCTCCGCGTTCTTGACGCCGGGCCGCTCGCGAACGCGGCCGAAGTCGAGAGCATCACGCCGCTGGTCATCAACATCGCTCGCCACAACGAGGAGTTACACGACGTCGGGGTCAAGTTCCAGTAG
- a CDS encoding preprotein translocase subunit Sec61beta — translation MDKGQNTGGLMSSAGLIRYFDSEDSNAIRIDPKTVIATGVMLGVLVQLLTFVS, via the coding sequence ATGGATAAAGGACAGAACACTGGCGGGCTGATGTCCAGTGCCGGACTCATCCGGTATTTCGACTCCGAAGACTCGAACGCGATTCGTATCGACCCCAAGACCGTCATCGCAACCGGCGTCATGCTCGGCGTGCTCGTCCAGTTGCTGACGTTCGTTTCCTAA
- a CDS encoding thioredoxin family protein: MTVTLKDFHADWCGPCKTQDPILEDLEEDWEGRFEVEKVNVDEQQDVANEYQVRSLPTLVIENDDEIVERFVGVTQREDIEDALESAGA, from the coding sequence ATGACTGTCACACTTAAAGACTTCCACGCAGACTGGTGTGGCCCATGCAAGACCCAGGACCCGATCCTCGAGGATCTCGAAGAAGACTGGGAGGGCCGATTCGAAGTCGAGAAAGTAAACGTCGACGAACAGCAAGATGTCGCAAACGAGTATCAGGTGCGGTCGCTGCCGACGCTCGTCATCGAAAACGACGACGAAATCGTCGAGCGCTTCGTCGGTGTTACCCAGCGAGAGGACATCGAAGACGCCCTCGAATCCGCCGGCGCCTAA
- the hisE gene encoding phosphoribosyl-ATP diphosphatase, whose product MDETLEELFAVIEDRKETLPEGSYTASLFTHEKGENAVLEKLGEESTELVLAAKDDDHDEIAYEAADIVYHLLVLLSMKDMDLADLEDELESRR is encoded by the coding sequence ATGGACGAGACACTCGAGGAGTTGTTCGCCGTCATCGAAGACCGCAAGGAAACGCTACCCGAAGGCTCCTACACCGCGTCGCTGTTTACCCACGAGAAAGGGGAAAACGCCGTATTGGAGAAACTGGGCGAAGAATCGACGGAACTGGTGCTGGCCGCCAAAGACGACGACCACGACGAAATCGCCTACGAGGCCGCCGATATCGTCTATCACCTGCTTGTCTTGCTCTCGATGAAAGACATGGACCTCGCGGACCTCGAGGACGAACTCGAATCACGGCGGTAG